A genomic segment from Rhinatrema bivittatum chromosome 19, aRhiBiv1.1, whole genome shotgun sequence encodes:
- the RACK1 gene encoding receptor of activated protein C kinase 1 — MTEQMTLRGTLKGHNGWVTQIATTPQFPDMILSSSRDKSVIMWKLTRDETNYGIPQRALRGHSHFVSDVVISSDGQFALSGSWDGTLRLWDLTTGTTTRRFVGHTKDVLSVAFSADNRQIVSGSRDKTIKLWNTLGVCKYTVQEESHSEWVSCVRFSPNSSNPIIVSCGWDKMVKVWNLANCKLKTNHIGHTGFLNTVTVSPDGSLCASGGKDGQAMLWDLNEGKHLYTLDSGDIINALCFSPNRYWLCAATGPSIKIWDLEGKIIVDELKQEVISTSSKAEPPQCTSLAWSADGQTLFAGYTDNLIRVWQVTIGTR, encoded by the exons ATGACGGAGCAGATGACCCTGAGAGGGACCCTTAAGGGCCACAACGGCTGGGTGACACAAATCGCCACCACCCCGCAGTTCCCGGACATGATCCTGTCTTCCTCCCGAG ATAAGAGCGTGATCATGTGGAAGCTGACCCGAGATGAGACCAACTACGGCATCCCACAGCGTGCTCTGCGTGGTCATTCCCACTTTGTCAGTGATGTGGTCATCTCCTCAGATGGGCAGTTTGCGCTGTCAGGGTCTTGGGACGGGACTCTGCGCCTCTGGGATCTTACAAC GGGGACCACAACTCGGCGCTTTGTGGGCCACACTAAAGATGTCCTGAGCGTGGCTTTCTCCGCAGATAACCGCCAAATCGTCTCGGGCTCCCGTGACAAGACCATCAAGCTCTGGAACACCCTGGGTGTCTGCAAGTATACGGTGCAG GAGGAGAGTCACTCCGAGTGGGTCTCCTGTGTCCGCTTCTCCCCCAACAGCAGTAATCCCATCATCGTGTCCTGTGGCTGGGACAAGATGGTCAAG GTGTGGAACCTGGCCAACTGCAAGCTGAAAACCAACCACATCGGCCACACGGGCTTCTTGAACACTGTCACCGTTTCTCCTGACGGCTCCCTCTGCGCCTCTGGTGGCAAG gaCGGTCAAGCCATGCTGTGGGACTTGAACGAGGGCAAACACCTGTACACCCTGGACAGCGGGGACATCATCAATGCGCTCTGCTTCAGTCCCAACCGCTACTGGCTGTGTGCTGCCACCGGCCCTAGCATCAAAATCTGG GATCTGGAAGGCAAGATTATTGTGGATGAGCTCAAACAGGAAGTGATCAGCACCAGCAGCAAAGCTGAGCCTCCCCAGTGCACCTCTCTGGCCTGGTCTGCTGATGGACAG ACGCTCTTTGCCGGATACACTGATAATCTGATCCGCGTCTGGCAGGTCACCATCGGTACCCGATAA